The DNA window TGATCGGGACATGGCAGGACCGTACCGCGACCGGAAGGAGCCACGCCCTCTCCCTCGGATCACGGGCCGTCGCCACCCGGCGAACGTTGCCTGATGCAGCACCGGTTGCCGACACCGGCTCGCAGCCAGTCACGGGCCCGTTCCACCTTCGGGGTGCGGAGCCGCTCGGCGGCGAGTATGGCGGGCGGCGGTCCCGAGGGCGTCAGACGCGCTCTCGGGACCGCCGCAGGTCGGGCCGGGGGGCCGGGGTCAGACCGGTCCGGCGACCGCCGCGACCTGGTGGGTGACCGGGGTGCCCGAGCCGTCGCGGCGCGGGTCGCGCTCCGGCAGGTCCACCGGGGAGCCGGAGGCGGTGGCGGCGCGGGCCGGGGCCGGGCCCGCCCAGGCGAAGGCCAGGGCGTCCTCGCCGCGCAGGAACCGCTGGCAGCGGACGCCGCCGGTGGCCCGGCCCTTCCTCGGGTACTGCTCGAACGGGGTGGCCTTCCAGGTGGACTGGGTACCGCCGCCGTCCAGCGTCCCGGAGGCCGTGGCGACCGAGAGGACCACCGCGTCCGCCGCCGGGTCCACCGCCGTGAAGGAGAGCACCCGGGCACCGTCCGCCAGCTTGACGCCCGCCATGCCGCCCGCCGGACGGCCCTGCGGGCGGACCTGGGACGCCTGGAAGCGCAGCAGTTGGGCGTCGGAGGTGATGAAGACCAGGTCCTCCTCACCCGTGCGCAGCTCCACCGCGCCGACCACGGTGTCGCCCTCCTTGAGGCCGATCACCTCGAACTCGTCCTTGTTGGCCGGCCAGTCCGGCACCACCCGCTTCACCACGCCCTGCACCGTGCCCAGCGCCAGGCCCGGCGAGGACTCGTCCAGCGTGGTCAGCGCCAACACCCGCTCGCCCGAGGCCAGTTCCAGGAACTCGCCGGCCGCCGCGCCGCCCGCCAGGGTGGGCGCGGCGGAGCTGGGAGGCAGCGCGGGCAGGTCGATGACGCTGAGCCGGAGCACCCGCCCGGCCGAGGTCACCGCTCCGATGTCGCCGCGCGCGGTGGCGGGTACGGCCGAGACGATCACATCGTGCTTGGCCCGCTGCTCGCCCGGCTCAAAGGCGCCCCCGTCGGCGGTGCGGGCCAGCAGCCCGGTGGAGGAGAGCAGCACCCGGCAGGGGTCGTCGGCGACCTGGAGCGGTACGGCGGCGGCCGTCGGGGCCGCCCCGGCCTCCAGCAGGACCGTACGCCGCTCGGTGCCGAACTGCTTGGCCACGGAGGCCAGTTCGCCGGAGACCACGCTGCGCAGCTTGGTGTCCGACTCCAGGATCTCGGTCAGCTCGGCGATCTCCCGGTGCAGCTTCTCCTGCTCGGCCTCCAGCTCGATCCGGTCGAACCGGGTGAGCCGCCGCAGCGGGGTGTCCAGGATGTAGGCGGTCTGCACCTCGGAGAGCGAGAACCGCTCCATCAGCCGGTCCTTGGCCTGACCGGCGTTCTCGCTGGCCCGGATGAGGGCGATGACCTCGTCGATGTCGACCAGGGCGACCAGCAGACCCTCGACCAGGTGCAGCCGGTCCCGCCGCTTGGTCCGCCGGAACTCGCTGCGCCGCCGCACCACCTCGAAGCGGTGGTCGACATAGACCTCCAGCAGCTCCTTCAGGCCGAGCGTCAGCGGCTGCCCGTCCACCAGCGCCACATTGTTGATGCCGAAGGACTCCTCCATCGGCGTCAGCTTGTAGAGCTGCTCCAGCACCGCTTCCGGCACAAAGCCGTTCTTGACCTCGATGACCAGCCGCAGCCCGTGCGCGCGGTCGGTGAGGTCCTTCACATCGGCGATGCCCTGGAGCTTCTTGGACCCGACCAGGTCCTTGATCTTGGCGATCACCTTCTCCGGGCCGACGTTGTACGGCAGCTCGGTGACCACGATGCCCTTGCGGCGGGCCGTGACGTCCTCGATCGTCGTGGTGGCACGGATCTTGAAGGTGCCACGGCCGCTCTCGTACGCGTCCCGGATGCCCGACAGGCCGACGATCCGGCCTCCGGTGGGCAGGTCCGGACCCGGCACGAACCGCATCAGGGCGTCCAGGTCGGCGGTGGGGTGCTTGATCAGGTGCCGGGCGGCGGCGACCACCTCGCCCAGGTTGTGCGGCGGCATATTGGTCGCCATGCCGACCGCGATCCCGGAGGCGCCGTTGACCAGCAGATTGGGGAAGGCGGCGGGCAGCACGATCGGCTCGCGCTCGCTGCCGTCGTAGTTGGGGCCGAAGTCGACGGTCTCCTCGTCGATCGACTCCACCATCGCCATGGCGGCGGAGGTCAGCTTGGACTCGGTGTACCGCATCGCGGCCGGCGGGTCGTCATTGCCCAGCGAGCCGAAGTTGCCATGGCCGTCGATCAGCGGCAGCCGCATGGAGAACGGCTGTGCCAGCCGCACCAGGGTGTCGTAGATCGCGGCGTCGCCGTGCGGGTGCAGCCGGCCCATCACCTCGCCGACCACCCGGGCCGACTTCACATGGCTGCGGTCGGGGCGCAGCCCCATCTCATTGGCCTGGTAGACGATCCGGCGATGCACCGGCTTGAGGCCGTCGCGGGCGTCGGGCAGGGCGCGGGAATAGATGACGGAGTAGGCGTACTCCAGGAAGGAGCCCTGCATCTCGTCCACGACGTCGACATCGAGGATCCGCTCCTCGAAGTCGCCGGGCGGCGGGGTAGGCGAACTGCGGCGGGCCATCGCGGGCGGGCTCCTTTGCGTGTTCAGGCGGCTGCGTGTCTCAGCGTCGATCGACGCCGTACGGGCACGGCGGCCCTACGGCGGCTCCCTATTGTGGCCCCTTCCCCGGACACTCCCGGCCACCACCCCGCAGGGGGCTCCGCACGGCGCCCGCCGCACGGCCACCGCGGCAGCCACGCCTCCACCGCGGCAGCCGCGCCTCCACCGCGCGGCCACGGCACCTCCACCGCGTGCCCGCCGTACCGGCAGTGCGTCCGCCTGCGGCGAACACCCCGTCCGCGCGGGCATCTCCGGGCGTCCCGTTCGTTGCACCACAATGGGGCAGCGCGAGGGCGCAGTGCCCCCGCCCGCGAGCAGGAACCAGCACCGAGCAGCGACGGGAAGGACCCGACCAGCATGGCCAACCCGGCCCCCGCCTCCTCCTCCGGAGGTCTTGCCATCACCGAGCACCGCCTGGCCAACGGCCTGCGCGTGGTGCTCTCCGAGGACCACCTCACGCCGGTCGCCGCCGTCTGCCTCTGGTACGACGTCGGCTCCCGCCACGAGGTGAAGGGCCGCACCGGCCTTGCCCACCTCTTCGAGCACCTGATGTTCCAGGGCTCGGCCAACGTCCCGGGCAACGGGCACTTCGAGCTGGTCCAGGGCGCCGGCGGCTCCCTCAACGGCACCACCAGCTTCGAGCGCACCAACTACTTCGAGACCATGCCCGCCCACCAACTGGAGCTCGCCCTCTGGCTGGAGGCCGACCGGATGGGCTCGCTGCTCGCAGCGCTGGACCAGAACGGCCTGGACAACCAGCGCGACGTGGTGAAGAACGAGCGCCGCCAGCGGTACGACAATGTGCCCTACGGCACCGCCTTTGAGAAGCTCACCGCGATGTCCTTCCCCGAGGGCCACCCCTACCACCACACGCCCATCGGCTCCATGGCCGACCTGGACGCGGCCGACCTCGAAGACGCCCGCGCCTTCTTCTCCACCTACTACGCGCCCAACAACGCGGTGCTCTCGGTGGTCGGCGACATCGACCCCGAGGAGACACTGCGCTGGGTCGAGAAGTACTTCGGCACCATCCCCGCGCACGACGGCAAGCCCGAGCCGCGCGACGGCTCGCTGCCGCCCGTCATGGGGGAGGAGCTGCGGCTCACCGTCCGCGAGGAGGTCCCCTCCCGGGCCCTGATGGCCGCCTACCGGCTGCCCAACGACGGCACCCGCGAGGCCGACGCCGCCGACCTGGCGCTCACCGTGCTCGGCTCCGGCGAGTCCAGCCGCCTCTACAACCGGCTGGTGCGCCGCGACCGTACCGCCGTCGCCGCCGGCTTCGGCCTGCTGCGGCTGGCCGGGGCGCCCTCGCTCGGCTGGCTCGACGTCAAGACCTCCGGCGATGCCACCGTCGAGTCCATCGAGGCGGCCGTGGACGAGGAGTTGGCCCGCTTCGCCGCCGAGGGGCCCACCCCGGAGGAGCTGGAGCGGGCCCAGGCCCAGATCGAGCGCGAGTGGCTGGACCGGCTCCAGACCGTCTCCGGCCGCGCCGACGAGCTGTGCCGCTTCGCCGTCCTGTTCGGCGACCCCGGCCGGGCCAACACCGCGCTCTCCCGGGTCCTGGACGTCACCGCCGAGGAGGTCCGCGCCGTCGCCGCGCAGCGGCTGCGGCCCGACAACCGGGCCGTCCTGGTCTACGAACCCGTCCACCCCGAAACCACCGAAGCCGCGCCGGAGACTCCGGACGCATCCGAGATCTCCGCCGACTCCGCTGGTTCTTCCAACGCCTCCAACGCCTCCGACGCCACCGAGGGAGGCGCCGCATGACCGGCATCACGCCCACCATGACCTTCCACCCCCGCCCCGAGGCGGGCACCCCCACCCCGTGGGCGTTCCCCGCCCCCGACCGCTCCACGCTGGAGAACGGCCTCACCGTGCTCCAGTGCCACCGGCCCGGCCAGCAACTGGTCGCCGTAGAGGTGCTGCTCGACGCGCCGCTCGCCGCCGAGCCGCAGGGCCTGGACGGCGTGGCCACCATCCTCGCCCGGGCCTTCAGCGAGGGCACCGACACCCTCACCGCCGAGGAGTTCGCCGCCGAGCTGGAGCGGGCGGGCGCCACCATGGACGCCCACGCCGACCACCCCTGCGTACGGGTCTCCCTGGAGGTCCCCGCCTCCCGCCTGGAGCGCGGCCTCACCCTGCTCGCCGACGCGCTGCGCGCCCCCGCCCTGCCCCAGCACGAGATCGAGCGGCTGGTCGCCAACCGCCTGGACGAGATCGTCCACGAGCTGGCCAACCCCGCCCGCCGCGCCGCCTTCGCCCTCTACGGCGACCTCTTCGACGACGCCGACCGGCTGTCCCGGCCCCGGGCCGGTTCCGCCGAGACCGTCCAGGGCATCGACCGGGCCGCCGTACGGGACTTCTACACCGCACACGTCCGCCCGGCCACCGCCACCGCCGTCATCGTCGGTGACCTCGACGGCGTCGACCTGCCCGGCATCCTCGGCCGCACCCTGGGCGCCTGGACCGGCGACAAGGCCGAACCCAGCACCACCGCCCCGGTCACCGCCGACGACCACGCCCGCGTGATCATCGTGGACCGGCCGGGCTCGGTGCAGACCCAGCTGCTCATCGGCCGCGTCGGACCCGACCGCCACGACGACGTCTGGGCCGCCCAGGTGCTCGGCACCTACTGCCTCGGCGGCACCCTCACCTCCCGGCTGGACCGGGTGCTCCGCGAGGAGAAGGGCTACACCTACGGCGTCCGCGCCCTCAGCCAGCCGCTGCGCTCCGCGCCCGACGGCTCCGGCCGGGTCCTGCTCGCCATCACCGGCTCGGTGGACACCCCCTCCACCGCCCCGGCGCTGGCCGACACCTGGACCGTGCTGCGCACCCTCGCCGCCGACGGCCTCACCGACGCCGAACGCGACGTCGCCGTGCAGAACCTGGTCGGCGTGGCACCGCTGAAGTACGAGACCTCCGCCGCCGTCGCCGGCACCCTCACCGACCAGGTCGAGCAGGGACTGCCCGACGACTACCAGGCCCAGGTCTACCGGCGGCTCGCCGAGGTCACCACCGCCGAGGCGACCGCCGCCGTGGTCGCGGCGTTCCCGCCGGAGCGGCTGGTCACCGTGCTGGTCGGGGACGCCTCGGTGATCGCCGACCCGGTCAGGGAGCTCGGCATCGGCGACGTCACCGTCGTCCTGCCCTGACCCGTCCTGCCCTGACCCGTCCTGCCCTGATCCGTCCTGCCCTGACCCGTCACGCCGCACCCGGGACCGGCGGAGCACCCTCCGCCGGTCCCCGGGCCGCCGACCGCTCCGCCGACCGTCCCTTGGCCCACCCCTCGGCCCAGTCCTCCGGGCCGACCAGGAACGGTCTGCCCGGCCGGTCCGGCCGCCAGCCGCGCCCCAAGGCCAGCCGCACCGCCGCCGCCACCGTCGACGGCAGCACACTCAGCGACGGGCACCCGAGCCGGCTGTCCGGCCGGGCCGCCCCGACGTCCACCACCAGCACCGCGCCCGCGCCCGCCGCGTCGTCGCCGCCACCGCGCTCGACCCGTTCCACCGCGAACGCCAGCGCCGACCACCCCATCTCCTGGCAGTACGTCGGCCGGGGCCGCACCCGCCAGCGGTACTCGGCCCCGTCCACCACGATCAGCCGCGCACCTCTTCGCCCCAGCGCCATCCCGCCGTCCCCCCTCACGCTCCGCCGACCACCAGCCCGGCCCGCAGCTCCGGCCGCGTGGCCGTCGCACCGTACTCCTCCGCCGCGCGCCAGCGCACGATCCACGCCTCGTCGTTCTCGCCGCGCGCCCGCACCCGGCGCAGGCACTCCTCGCGCGAGGTGTGCACCCAGACCGTCAGGTCGTACCAGCGCTCCAACTCCGGCCGCGCCGTGTACACGCCCTCCACCAGCACCACCCCGCCCGGCCGCACCTCCTCCGCCCAGCCGCCCAGCGCGCCGGTGGCCCAGTCGTACCGGCGGTAGCGCGCCGGACGCCCCGCTCGCAGCGGCTCCAGGACCTCCTGGCGCAGCCGCTCCCAGTCGAAGTAGCGCCGGTAGCCCTGCTCCGGGCTCAGCCCGGCCCGCTCCTGCTCGTCCATCGGCCGGTAGAAGTCGTCGCCGTGCACCACCGCCGTCGCCGCCGCGCCGCCCGGCAGCCGCTCCGCGACCGCCGCCGCCAGGGTCGACTTGCCCGAACCGCCCGGCCCGTCCACCGCGACCAGCCGGGTGGCCGCCGCCCCTCCCGGGGCGCCCGACGTCAGCCGGGCGACCGCCTCCACCACCCGTTCGACGGACGGTCTGCCGCCCCCGTCCCAGCCCGTCGCCGCCACCACCTCCCGCGCCACCTCGGCGACCGTCCGCCCGTCCGTCGCCACCCGCACCACCCACGGCGGCGCCTGCTCGGCCAGCCGCCGCGCCGCCCGCTCGCTGCGCTCCAGGTGCTCCGCCAGCCCCGAACCGCGTTCCCGGCCCGCCAGCCGCTCGGCGGCCGTACCGTCCTCCGCCGTCAGCAGCACCCCCAGCACTCGGCCCTGCCCGCCCATGGCGCGCAGCAGCATCCCGCTCTCCAGCACGCTCACCGTGTTGGTGTAGAGCGCGCGGCGGTAGCCCAGCGCCGCGTAGTTCCGCCACAGCGCCGCCAGATTGGCCTCCGTCAGGGCGGTACGGCGCGGATCACCCGGCGGCGCCGGATACGCCGAGTCCAGGTTGTCGCCCTCGATCACGCAGTGCGCCACCCCGGACCCTTGCAGCAGCCGCGACACCTCCCAGGCCACCGTCGACTTGCCCACCCCCGACCGCCCGCCGATCAGCAGCACCTCGAACCCCGCCATGACCCTCCCCACCCTCGCCCCAACCGCCGCGCACGCTAACCCGCCACCCCCATCGGCGCACCCGCTTTTCCACCCGCCACCCACCGCCCCCGCGTCACGCCACCGCCCACCCCCCACCACTCCCTCCGGTCCTCACCACACCCCCACCGCGCCACCACTCCCTCCGCTCCCCGTGACCCCGCGCACCCCACCCCCACCGCGTCACGCCACCGCCCACCCCCCACCACTCCCTCCGCTCCTCACCACACCCCCACAGCCCCGCGTTCTTTCTCCTCCCCATCCCGAATGACCCCCGCCGCCCGGGGCACCCGACACCGCGTGCAGACCTTCCTGCCCTACCCCGACTTCGCCGCCAGCGCGGCCGTGCTGGACACCCGGCGGCTCGGCAAGCAGCGCGTCGAGGTTCTCCAGGTGGCGCGCGCCCTGGTCTGGCCCGTGTACGGCTGGAAGAACCACCCCGCCGTCGCCATGTGGCGCGGCTTCGTCCCCGCCCTCGCCGCCTACGGCCTGGCCGTCTGCCACCGCTGGCAGCAACTCGGCCACCGCGACACCGTCGCCGACCAACTCCGCGAGTACACCGGACCCGGCGGCCCCCGCCCGCAATGCGACCTCGCCGCAGCCGGGCTGCTCCCGCCCTGGCTCGGCGACGAAGCCGTCCACCTCAGCCACCGCTCCGCCCTGCTGCGCAAGGACCCCGCCCACTACCGCGCCGTCTTCGAACCCGGCCTCCCCGACGATCTCCCGTACACCTGGCCCGACCCGGCCTTCCCACACTGGCCCGTGCGGCGCGGCCACGACCGCCCGCTCACCCTGGAGCAGGCCGTACACACGCTGGGCATCGAACCACCGGACCGCCGCACCCGCGACGCCGTGGCGGCCGTCGCCACCGGCCACGACGCCGACCTGGCCGTACGCTCCCGCACCGCCGCCGGTACCGCCGCCCTGCTGGCCGGGCTCTGCACGCCCGGCACCACCGTCTGGACCACCCCCGGCGACCCCCTCCCCACCGCCGCCCCTGCTCCCCCGAAGCCCCCTCCTCCTCCACCACCACCAGTACCAGCACCACGGCCCGCCCACCGGACGCCGCCGCCCGAGCCGCGATGCGGACCGAGCAGACCGCCGATCCCGAATTCCGTTTCCTGAAACCCCATCAGCTGGCCGCCCCGCAGACCGGCCCACCCGGCCTGCTGATCCTCGACCACGTCACCGCCGCCCGCCCCGCCATCTGGCCAACCGTCCCCGTACTCCACCTCGACTTCCCGCCGCAGTAGAGCCACCACCCCTTCACCCCTCCAACGCCGCCCGCAGCCGGTCCGCCACCTCGGCCGCCTCCTCCTCGTCGCGGTAGCGACCCCGGGGCCAGAAGAATCCACGCAACCCATCCTTGGGATTCCGGGGCACCACATGCACATGGAGATGCGGCACCGACTGGCTGATCCGGTTGTTGGCCGCCACAAACGACCCCGCCGCGCCCAGCGCCCCCTCCATCGCCGCCGCCACCCGCTGCACCACCGAGAAGTACGGCTCCAGCAGTTCGGCGGGCAGCTCAGCCAGCGTCTCCACATGCCCGTACGGCACCACCAGCGTGTGCCCGGGAAAGAGCGGCCGACGGTCCAGGAACGCCACCGTCCACTCGTCCCGGTGGACCACATGCGCCGGAACCGACCCGGCGACCACGGCGCAGAAGACGCACTCCATCCCCCGATTGCAGCGCACCCCGGCCACCCCCGCACCCCGGCAGCGCCCCCGTCAAATCCCCTTGCGGGCCACCACCCCGCCGTGGGTAGATAGGGCCGCGCCCGACACCCGGGCCCGGGTCCGGCATCAGCACCGGCCCCCGCAACACACCGAAAGGAGGCGGACGTCATGCGGGTCGAACCACGACGCAAGCGCCAGCGTGCCTGCTGTTCCCCACGACTCCGCCTCACCCGGTCGTGTCGCCCGATGCGCTCCTGGCGCTAGCCACCCCGCGCATCCCGCAGCAGCACCCGGGGCCGCCTCCCACGGGGGAGCAGGCGGTCCCGTGGTGCGCAGACTTCCCGAGCCACGCCGGACGGATGCGTGGCGAATCCCGCCTCCCGCAGTGGAGCAACGGACCAGCAACCGACCTTGGAGGTCGTACCGACCATGGCGTACACCGCGGTGCCCGGCGTCCGGGTGCCGATCCGCATGTGGACCGACCCGGCCACCGTCGAGGGCCAGGCCATGCAGCAGCTGCGCAACATCTCCTC is part of the Peterkaempfera bronchialis genome and encodes:
- a CDS encoding M16 family metallopeptidase, translating into MTGITPTMTFHPRPEAGTPTPWAFPAPDRSTLENGLTVLQCHRPGQQLVAVEVLLDAPLAAEPQGLDGVATILARAFSEGTDTLTAEEFAAELERAGATMDAHADHPCVRVSLEVPASRLERGLTLLADALRAPALPQHEIERLVANRLDEIVHELANPARRAAFALYGDLFDDADRLSRPRAGSAETVQGIDRAAVRDFYTAHVRPATATAVIVGDLDGVDLPGILGRTLGAWTGDKAEPSTTAPVTADDHARVIIVDRPGSVQTQLLIGRVGPDRHDDVWAAQVLGTYCLGGTLTSRLDRVLREEKGYTYGVRALSQPLRSAPDGSGRVLLAITGSVDTPSTAPALADTWTVLRTLAADGLTDAERDVAVQNLVGVAPLKYETSAAVAGTLTDQVEQGLPDDYQAQVYRRLAEVTTAEATAAVVAAFPPERLVTVLVGDASVIADPVRELGIGDVTVVLP
- a CDS encoding uridine kinase family protein, with the protein product MVAATGWDGGGRPSVERVVEAVARLTSGAPGGAAATRLVAVDGPGGSGKSTLAAAVAERLPGGAAATAVVHGDDFYRPMDEQERAGLSPEQGYRRYFDWERLRQEVLEPLRAGRPARYRRYDWATGALGGWAEEVRPGGVVLVEGVYTARPELERWYDLTVWVHTSREECLRRVRARGENDEAWIVRWRAAEEYGATATRPELRAGLVVGGA
- a CDS encoding DNA gyrase/topoisomerase IV subunit A, with translation MARRSSPTPPPGDFEERILDVDVVDEMQGSFLEYAYSVIYSRALPDARDGLKPVHRRIVYQANEMGLRPDRSHVKSARVVGEVMGRLHPHGDAAIYDTLVRLAQPFSMRLPLIDGHGNFGSLGNDDPPAAMRYTESKLTSAAMAMVESIDEETVDFGPNYDGSEREPIVLPAAFPNLLVNGASGIAVGMATNMPPHNLGEVVAAARHLIKHPTADLDALMRFVPGPDLPTGGRIVGLSGIRDAYESGRGTFKIRATTTIEDVTARRKGIVVTELPYNVGPEKVIAKIKDLVGSKKLQGIADVKDLTDRAHGLRLVIEVKNGFVPEAVLEQLYKLTPMEESFGINNVALVDGQPLTLGLKELLEVYVDHRFEVVRRRSEFRRTKRRDRLHLVEGLLVALVDIDEVIALIRASENAGQAKDRLMERFSLSEVQTAYILDTPLRRLTRFDRIELEAEQEKLHREIAELTEILESDTKLRSVVSGELASVAKQFGTERRTVLLEAGAAPTAAAVPLQVADDPCRVLLSSTGLLARTADGGAFEPGEQRAKHDVIVSAVPATARGDIGAVTSAGRVLRLSVIDLPALPPSSAAPTLAGGAAAGEFLELASGERVLALTTLDESSPGLALGTVQGVVKRVVPDWPANKDEFEVIGLKEGDTVVGAVELRTGEEDLVFITSDAQLLRFQASQVRPQGRPAGGMAGVKLADGARVLSFTAVDPAADAVVLSVATASGTLDGGGTQSTWKATPFEQYPRKGRATGGVRCQRFLRGEDALAFAWAGPAPARAATASGSPVDLPERDPRRDGSGTPVTHQVAAVAGPV
- a CDS encoding MSMEG_6728 family protein, with protein sequence MQTFLPYPDFAASAAVLDTRRLGKQRVEVLQVARALVWPVYGWKNHPAVAMWRGFVPALAAYGLAVCHRWQQLGHRDTVADQLREYTGPGGPRPQCDLAAAGLLPPWLGDEAVHLSHRSALLRKDPAHYRAVFEPGLPDDLPYTWPDPAFPHWPVRRGHDRPLTLEQAVHTLGIEPPDRRTRDAVAAVATGHDADLAVRSRTAAGTAALLAGLCTPGTTVWTTPGDPLPTAAPAPPKPPPPPPPPVPAPRPAHRTPPPEPRCGPSRPPIPNSVS
- a CDS encoding HIT family protein, coding for MECVFCAVVAGSVPAHVVHRDEWTVAFLDRRPLFPGHTLVVPYGHVETLAELPAELLEPYFSVVQRVAAAMEGALGAAGSFVAANNRISQSVPHLHVHVVPRNPKDGLRGFFWPRGRYRDEEEAAEVADRLRAALEG
- a CDS encoding M16 family metallopeptidase codes for the protein MANPAPASSSGGLAITEHRLANGLRVVLSEDHLTPVAAVCLWYDVGSRHEVKGRTGLAHLFEHLMFQGSANVPGNGHFELVQGAGGSLNGTTSFERTNYFETMPAHQLELALWLEADRMGSLLAALDQNGLDNQRDVVKNERRQRYDNVPYGTAFEKLTAMSFPEGHPYHHTPIGSMADLDAADLEDARAFFSTYYAPNNAVLSVVGDIDPEETLRWVEKYFGTIPAHDGKPEPRDGSLPPVMGEELRLTVREEVPSRALMAAYRLPNDGTREADAADLALTVLGSGESSRLYNRLVRRDRTAVAAGFGLLRLAGAPSLGWLDVKTSGDATVESIEAAVDEELARFAAEGPTPEELERAQAQIEREWLDRLQTVSGRADELCRFAVLFGDPGRANTALSRVLDVTAEEVRAVAAQRLRPDNRAVLVYEPVHPETTEAAPETPDASEISADSAGSSNASNASDATEGGAA